In Vicinamibacteria bacterium, a single genomic region encodes these proteins:
- a CDS encoding carboxypeptidase regulatory-like domain-containing protein, with protein sequence MAPAASSQSNTTGTLSGRVVSTDGVPIPSVSVTVESESMQGKRRAYTSTRGDYILPLLPPGDYGVVFERTGFQSLREHVRIAIAQSVPCTVTLRVAPLTEEVTIDERSLGDFTRTLPLVSSYQAALIEKLPLDRTLTSAALLAPNARPTGPAGAITISGAVSYESLYLIDGVVVNDNQTGQPNPLFIEDAIQETSISAAGVSAEYGRFTGGVVNAITKSGGNDFSGSFRTTLSNDAWTALTPWPGDGRVNNLVPTYEATLGGPVVRDKLWFFGASRLSDPRNSASTAFTNIPYVFENDEKRYEGKLTYTPNPRHTLKGSFTQIDLDQFNRASGAVMDLASLSDRSNPQQLLSFNYAGALKENLFLEGQFSQRSYSLVGSGSKFTDLLRGTILIDRQRGNARYHSPSSCGVCTTEQRDNYDLLAKGTYFLSTESLGSHNLVWGGEVFNDRRFDDQYPSGSNYQVFGTTTIIRGGAVFPLLNNDGTTFIRWSPIFTHTQGTNFKTYSTFVTDAWRLNGRVGFQVGLRYDKNGGTDSVGRTVVKDSALSPRLSVTVDPWGDGEWTLNAGYGRFVAGILVTVADGSSPGGRAATIDFDYRGPAINSDPTAVSLVDQNDAIQAVFDWFNANGGTNRPPRGTPIVPGLTSVIRDSLGSPSAKEWTLGVSRRLGARGSFRVDGIYRVFGDFYSDRVDLSTGQVTDRAGRVFDLDVIENNNDVHRNYKAIAAQITYRLRDRVGLGGNYSLSETSGNYDGEAPGQTNASPRLYPQYTDGRWNRPSGDLASDQRHKARIWVTCDVPLPPRLGGLSLGALEFLSSGTPYGAVGPVDSRPFVTNPGYVNPPASVAYYFTARDAFRTDTTTRTDFVLNYSHRVGLGKRAELFVRGTLLNAFNQQGIDNASALDQSVLTANNDPQLLRFNPLVDAPVRGTNWAFGKAFGKPLSRLAYQLPRTFGASVGFRF encoded by the coding sequence ATGGCACCCGCAGCCTCTTCCCAAAGCAACACCACGGGAACGCTGTCGGGACGCGTGGTTTCCACGGACGGGGTGCCGATCCCATCCGTTTCGGTGACGGTTGAGTCGGAGAGCATGCAGGGAAAGCGCCGGGCCTACACCTCGACCCGCGGAGACTACATTCTTCCGCTTCTACCTCCCGGGGACTACGGGGTCGTGTTCGAACGCACGGGTTTTCAAAGTCTTCGGGAACATGTCCGGATCGCCATTGCCCAGTCGGTTCCCTGTACGGTGACGCTGAGAGTCGCCCCCCTCACGGAGGAGGTCACAATCGACGAGAGGTCCTTGGGGGACTTCACGCGAACGCTGCCGCTTGTGTCGAGTTACCAGGCGGCCCTCATTGAAAAGCTGCCTCTCGATCGAACCCTGACCTCCGCGGCTCTGCTTGCCCCCAATGCCCGGCCCACCGGGCCGGCGGGGGCGATTACGATCTCCGGGGCCGTTTCGTACGAGAGCCTCTATCTGATCGACGGGGTGGTGGTAAACGACAATCAAACCGGGCAGCCCAACCCCCTCTTCATCGAGGACGCCATCCAGGAGACCTCGATCAGCGCCGCGGGCGTGTCCGCGGAGTACGGCCGCTTTACCGGAGGGGTAGTGAACGCGATCACGAAGTCGGGGGGGAATGACTTCAGCGGCTCTTTCCGCACCACCCTCAGCAACGATGCGTGGACGGCCTTGACCCCGTGGCCGGGGGACGGACGGGTCAACAATTTAGTTCCGACCTATGAGGCCACGCTGGGCGGGCCGGTGGTGAGGGACAAGCTGTGGTTCTTCGGGGCGAGCCGGCTCTCCGATCCCCGGAACAGCGCGAGCACGGCCTTCACCAACATCCCCTACGTCTTCGAGAATGATGAGAAGCGGTACGAAGGGAAGCTGACCTACACCCCGAATCCGAGGCACACTCTCAAGGGGTCCTTTACCCAGATCGACCTGGACCAATTCAATCGCGCCTCCGGCGCCGTCATGGACCTCGCCAGCTTGAGTGACCGGAGCAACCCCCAACAACTGCTCTCCTTCAACTATGCGGGGGCCCTGAAGGAGAACCTATTCCTGGAGGGCCAGTTTTCGCAACGGAGCTATTCCCTGGTGGGATCGGGCTCTAAATTCACGGATCTCTTGCGGGGGACGATCCTCATCGACCGGCAGCGGGGCAACGCCCGATACCATTCCCCGAGCTCCTGTGGGGTCTGTACCACCGAGCAGAGGGACAACTATGACCTGCTGGCCAAGGGCACCTATTTCCTTTCCACCGAAAGCCTGGGCTCCCACAACCTGGTCTGGGGGGGCGAGGTCTTCAATGACCGGCGCTTCGACGATCAGTACCCTTCGGGAAGCAACTACCAGGTCTTCGGCACCACGACCATCATCCGCGGCGGCGCCGTCTTCCCCCTCCTCAACAATGACGGGACCACATTCATCCGCTGGTCTCCGATATTCACGCACACCCAAGGAACGAACTTTAAGACCTACTCCACGTTCGTCACCGACGCCTGGCGGCTCAATGGCCGCGTGGGGTTCCAGGTGGGCCTTCGCTACGACAAGAATGGAGGCACGGACAGCGTGGGGAGGACGGTCGTCAAGGACAGCGCCCTGAGCCCACGCCTCTCCGTGACCGTGGACCCCTGGGGGGACGGCGAGTGGACGCTCAACGCGGGGTACGGCCGCTTTGTCGCGGGGATCCTGGTGACGGTGGCGGACGGCAGCTCCCCTGGGGGCCGGGCGGCTACGATCGACTTCGATTACCGCGGTCCCGCCATCAACAGCGACCCCACGGCCGTGAGCCTGGTGGACCAGAACGATGCGATCCAGGCCGTTTTCGACTGGTTCAACGCGAACGGGGGCACCAACCGGCCCCCCCGCGGCACGCCCATCGTCCCCGGCCTCACCAGCGTGATCCGGGACTCGCTCGGTTCTCCGAGCGCGAAGGAGTGGACGCTGGGGGTGAGCCGCAGGTTGGGGGCGCGGGGCTCCTTCCGGGTCGACGGGATCTACCGGGTTTTCGGCGATTTCTACTCCGATCGCGTGGACCTCTCTACGGGACAGGTCACGGACCGGGCGGGCCGGGTGTTCGATCTGGACGTGATCGAGAACAACAACGACGTCCACCGGAACTACAAAGCCATCGCCGCCCAAATCACGTACCGACTCAGGGACCGGGTCGGGCTCGGAGGCAACTACAGTCTCTCCGAGACCTCTGGCAACTACGACGGAGAAGCCCCCGGGCAGACCAACGCCTCACCCCGGCTCTACCCCCAGTACACCGACGGGCGCTGGAATCGGCCGTCCGGAGACCTTGCCTCCGATCAGCGTCACAAGGCGCGGATCTGGGTCACCTGTGACGTCCCCCTCCCCCCGCGGCTGGGGGGGCTGAGCCTGGGCGCGTTGGAGTTTCTTAGCTCCGGCACGCCCTACGGGGCAGTGGGCCCCGTAGATAGCCGGCCCTTCGTGACCAACCCGGGCTACGTCAACCCACCGGCGAGCGTAGCCTACTACTTCACGGCCCGGGATGCCTTTAGAACCGACACCACGACGCGCACCGATTTCGTCCTCAACTACTCCCACCGGGTGGGTCTGGGCAAGCGGGCCGAGCTCTTTGTCCGGGGGACGCTCCTGAACGCCTTCAATCAACAGGGCATCGACAATGCCAGCGCCCTCGACCAGTCCGTCCTCACCGCCAACAACGACCCTCAACTCCTGCGCTTCAACCCGCTCGTCGACGCTCCCGTTAGGGGAACCAACTGGGCGTTTGGAAAGGCGTTCGGCAAGCCCCTCAGCCGCTTGGCTTACCAGCTTCCCCGCACGTTCGGCGCATCGGTGGGGTTCCGCTTCTGA
- a CDS encoding tetratricopeptide repeat protein yields the protein MGPARMMPILVVVALATPVHAQDWRGTGRMEGRVLDESGAPLGGVTVKAILPERQGETTLKTDKKGHWVLGGIAAGTWNFDFQLDGYVTKQISVKLPSESSRLAPLELKLAKAAPSGPPPEIKAAIEKAEVAFQERRFPEARAEFERLLATMPAQASTIHQRIGLCYYAEKNYKEALPHLEQALAAQPDNVQIRVIAAQAALAGGMTDRGRELLAGIDESTIKNPDVFFNIGLDFLGAGNTEEAVRYFTKALTVDPKDLDAYYQRGLGYVHLGKMEDARADFKKILELAPTGQQADLAKKALEQIK from the coding sequence ATGGGCCCCGCTCGAATGATGCCGATACTGGTCGTGGTCGCCCTCGCCACTCCCGTCCACGCGCAGGACTGGAGGGGTACCGGACGCATGGAAGGCAGGGTCCTGGACGAAAGCGGGGCCCCCCTCGGAGGCGTGACCGTGAAGGCCATCCTCCCCGAGCGCCAAGGGGAGACCACGCTCAAGACGGACAAGAAGGGTCACTGGGTACTGGGCGGGATTGCCGCCGGAACCTGGAACTTCGATTTTCAACTGGACGGATACGTGACCAAGCAGATCAGCGTGAAGCTGCCGAGCGAGAGCAGCCGCCTGGCCCCATTGGAGCTGAAGCTGGCCAAGGCGGCGCCGTCCGGCCCGCCGCCGGAGATAAAGGCCGCAATCGAGAAAGCCGAGGTCGCCTTCCAGGAACGCCGCTTCCCCGAGGCCCGCGCGGAATTCGAGAGGCTGCTGGCGACAATGCCGGCACAGGCCTCCACGATTCACCAGCGAATCGGGCTCTGCTATTACGCGGAGAAGAACTACAAGGAAGCACTCCCGCACTTGGAGCAGGCGCTTGCCGCGCAGCCCGACAACGTTCAGATCCGCGTAATTGCCGCCCAGGCCGCCCTCGCCGGCGGCATGACCGACCGCGGGCGTGAGCTCCTGGCGGGGATCGACGAGAGCACGATCAAGAACCCCGACGTCTTCTTCAATATCGGGCTGGACTTCCTCGGGGCGGGAAACACCGAGGAAGCGGTCCGCTACTTCACCAAGGCGCTGACGGTTGACCCCAAGGACCTCGACGCCTACTACCAGCGCGGTCTCGGGTACGTGCACCTCGGCAAGATGGAAGACGCCCGGGCGGACTTCAAGAAGATCCTGGAGCTGGCGCCGACGGGGCAGCAGGCCGACCTGGCGAAGAAGGCGCTCGAGCAGATCAAGTAG
- a CDS encoding sulfatase-like hydrolase/transferase, with product MVLAPLLLAVASAPNVVLVTIDTLRADHVGAYGYRAGETATLDRLAREGVLIEDAVVQVPQTRPSHASIMTGRYPYEHGIRDNYSPPLPPAIPTLASVLRDHGWDTAGFIGAYPVARPSGLDRGFTLFDDPFGMGDATTREARTERKAAEVLDHALAWLARPRARPFFLWVHLFDPHAPYEPPSPWRERFAKAPYDGEVAYADAQLGRLVAWLDAKGLRGQTLVVATADHGEGLGEHGEDEHMFFVYDSTLRVPLLFSWPGRLPSGTRVRGQFRSVDLFATVLELAGVVPPPTSGASRAAFLRQDGRIPDNESYTETLYPQIHFGYAPLRALRAEGWKYIEAPRAELYRLAEDPGETRNLAQERASVASAIRGRLATLDPRAGVAPIQPALDPDAAARLATLGYVGGGPAPGSSASGADPKDKFREVQAYQRDMREAMRLYNARDLDGALRLFRRLAGDTGIPSFNVEYYFGRCLLEKRRFVEAIPHLEKAAQMAPTRRTVSGLAAAPMYAWLGQAYAGAGQDAKALSTLDKGLAVAPQNPELLRAKGSILLRRGDLAGARLILEKARRIDATDPRLHVELANLHRNLGDVPQALAEAEEALRLHPNLVEGHVARGLALGALRREEDAARAFKEALRLEPDDADALFYLGMVELRAGRAEAAVPLLSRLVQQAPDYPHARASLDLAHDRLAPAPAGSVRLRLLRVSDRAQAEKIAARLKAGESFAVVARLESADASAAEGGDLGNVRVEELAEPLRSAAAALGPGEVSPILDTPAGFVLLKRDR from the coding sequence GTGGTCCTCGCCCCCCTCCTGCTGGCCGTCGCCAGCGCCCCCAACGTCGTGCTCGTCACCATCGACACCCTTCGCGCCGACCACGTCGGAGCCTATGGTTACCGGGCCGGGGAGACGGCCACTCTAGACCGGCTGGCGCGGGAGGGGGTGCTCATCGAGGACGCGGTCGTGCAGGTGCCCCAGACGCGGCCCTCGCACGCGTCGATCATGACCGGCCGCTACCCCTACGAGCACGGCATTCGCGACAACTACTCTCCTCCGCTTCCGCCCGCGATCCCCACCCTGGCCTCGGTGCTCCGGGACCACGGCTGGGACACCGCAGGCTTCATCGGCGCCTACCCCGTGGCGCGGCCGTCGGGGCTTGACCGGGGCTTCACCCTTTTCGACGACCCCTTCGGGATGGGGGATGCCACCACGCGCGAGGCACGCACCGAACGGAAAGCCGCCGAGGTCCTGGACCACGCCCTCGCCTGGCTAGCGCGGCCACGCGCGAGGCCGTTCTTCCTGTGGGTCCACCTCTTCGATCCCCACGCCCCGTACGAGCCGCCGTCGCCGTGGCGGGAGCGCTTCGCGAAGGCGCCCTACGACGGGGAGGTCGCCTACGCCGATGCTCAGCTGGGGCGGCTCGTCGCCTGGCTGGACGCCAAGGGATTGCGGGGCCAGACGCTGGTCGTCGCCACCGCCGACCACGGCGAGGGTCTCGGGGAGCACGGCGAGGACGAGCACATGTTCTTCGTCTATGACTCCACCCTGAGGGTCCCCCTGCTCTTCTCTTGGCCCGGCCGGCTGCCCTCGGGAACACGGGTACGCGGCCAGTTCCGGAGCGTGGACCTCTTCGCGACGGTGCTGGAGCTCGCCGGGGTTGTGCCCCCACCCACAAGCGGCGCCTCCCGGGCGGCCTTCCTGCGCCAGGACGGGCGCATCCCGGACAACGAGTCCTACACGGAGACGCTTTACCCCCAAATCCATTTCGGTTACGCGCCCCTGCGCGCTCTACGCGCCGAGGGATGGAAGTACATCGAGGCGCCGCGCGCCGAGCTGTACCGTCTCGCAGAGGACCCCGGTGAGACGCGAAACCTCGCCCAGGAGCGGGCCTCGGTCGCGAGCGCGATCCGCGGGCGGCTGGCGACGCTAGACCCGCGGGCCGGTGTCGCACCCATCCAGCCCGCGCTCGACCCGGACGCGGCCGCCCGCCTGGCCACGCTTGGTTACGTCGGTGGAGGGCCCGCCCCCGGGAGCAGCGCCTCGGGCGCCGACCCCAAGGACAAGTTCCGCGAGGTGCAGGCGTACCAGCGGGACATGCGGGAGGCCATGCGGCTCTACAACGCGCGCGATCTCGACGGCGCCCTCCGCCTCTTCCGCCGCCTGGCCGGCGACACGGGTATTCCCTCGTTCAACGTCGAGTACTACTTCGGCCGCTGCCTGCTGGAGAAGCGCCGTTTCGTGGAGGCGATCCCGCACCTCGAGAAGGCGGCCCAGATGGCGCCCACGCGGCGGACCGTCTCGGGGCTGGCGGCCGCTCCCATGTACGCATGGCTCGGCCAAGCCTACGCGGGGGCCGGGCAGGACGCGAAGGCGCTCTCCACGCTGGACAAGGGACTAGCGGTGGCGCCCCAAAACCCCGAGTTGCTGCGGGCCAAGGGCAGCATCCTCCTCCGGCGGGGGGATCTGGCAGGCGCGCGGCTGATCCTGGAAAAGGCGCGCCGCATTGACGCCACGGACCCGCGCTTACACGTCGAGCTCGCGAACCTCCACCGCAACCTCGGAGACGTCCCCCAAGCGCTCGCGGAGGCGGAGGAGGCGCTACGCCTTCATCCGAACTTGGTCGAGGGGCACGTCGCCCGCGGGCTGGCCCTGGGCGCGCTCCGGCGGGAGGAGGACGCGGCACGCGCGTTCAAGGAAGCGCTGCGGCTCGAGCCCGACGACGCCGACGCGCTCTTCTACCTGGGCATGGTGGAGCTCCGCGCGGGGCGGGCGGAGGCCGCGGTGCCCCTTTTGTCTCGGCTCGTGCAGCAGGCCCCCGACTACCCCCACGCGCGCGCCAGCCTCGACCTGGCACACGACCGGCTGGCTCCCGCCCCCGCGGGGTCCGTGCGCCTGCGCCTGCTCCGGGTTTCGGATCGGGCGCAGGCGGAGAAGATCGCGGCGCGCTTGAAGGCAGGCGAGTCGTTCGCCGTCGTGGCGCGGTTGGAGTCCGCTGACGCCTCCGCCGCGGAAGGGGGTGACCTCGGAAACGTGAGGGTGGAGGAACTGGCCGAGCCGCTGCGGAGCGCGGCAGCGGCGCTCGGGCCGGGGGAGGTCAGCCCGATCCTCGACACCCCGGCCGGCTTCGTGCTCCTGAAGCGGGATCGATAG
- a CDS encoding carboxypeptidase regulatory-like domain-containing protein, with amino-acid sequence MKRFLYMALGLLLAAPVLAQISSGNLFGTITDEQGAVLTGVTVTLSGDFGTKTTTTGSNGEFRFLNLDTGAYKLTVGLTGFAKSTRSVRVTTGENVNLTFTLKVATVEETVQVVADTPLVDVKKRGTSTTLISDELEKTPNARDPWGILKNVPGVVVDRVNIAGNSNGQQADAGSHGSVGSDKMWNLDGVVITDMSAAGASPSYFDFDAFQEIAITTGGADLNVQTGGIGINLVTKRGTNKFHGGGRFLFAGNSLQSSNLPSSLATDPRLKNADGTFRDNADHIDSIKDFGADLGGPIIPDKLWFYGTWGRQQVNVIGLNGNPDQTRLTSYNGKLNWQATSNTMVSAFWFNGAKEKFGRSTGIGSATGLNEEPSSLWNQGNLYSDNPYHGFWKLQVDETFSPNFFVSAKAAYYNTGFGLIAAGGANQSFTYDYQGGNLIGSYATITQTRPQKTINADGNYFFKGMGGNNELKFGFGYRQVTSTTQTHYNGNGLSGNWDPVGGNILAKVHRDGLSNYEGRYSDFYIGDVYTKSRFSLNVGVRFDQQEAKNDGSQVPGNVGLINVLPALNYAGDSTYTINWKDWSPRVGLSYAFDAQQKTVGRLSYSRYAEQLSFGNVTIENPVSSGALVYGWNDLNGDRYVQPNEVLLDQFQYSYGGVNPANPSSASTPQKVDRNYQAEHTNEIIAGIDRELMPNFALGVAYVYRKNSDFAYRPRLSGACSDPTNPTIGTCPIITANQYVAVAPVTSHGMTVQAFAPPAALVAAGNGGRILTNQPGYSQNFNGVDLTLTKRLSNKWMGRVAVTYNLFKQSYDSGVTPVNGAWGPIGNSSAFTAPQGNPTPTDHNSLTNDLVAIQSAGSGPQTYYTSPTWQVYANALVQLPWDFEFSGAVFGRQGQIEPEYITVRAGGDGVLHVLATPLVDAVRYDNVWDLDLRLAKNVKLGGAAVTFSAEAFNIFNANTVLQVNRQVNTGTFGRINEIMSPRIVRVGARLSF; translated from the coding sequence ATGAAGCGATTTCTTTACATGGCGCTGGGCCTGCTTTTGGCCGCGCCTGTGTTGGCTCAGATTTCGAGCGGCAACCTATTCGGCACGATCACGGACGAGCAGGGTGCCGTCCTCACCGGGGTGACGGTCACCCTGTCCGGGGACTTCGGCACGAAAACGACCACGACCGGCAGCAACGGCGAGTTCCGGTTCCTCAACCTGGACACCGGCGCCTACAAGCTCACCGTGGGCCTGACCGGCTTCGCCAAATCGACGCGCTCGGTCAGAGTGACGACGGGCGAGAACGTCAACTTGACCTTCACGCTCAAGGTGGCAACGGTCGAGGAGACGGTCCAGGTCGTCGCGGACACGCCGCTCGTCGACGTGAAGAAGCGAGGGACTTCCACCACCCTCATCTCGGACGAGCTCGAGAAGACGCCGAACGCCCGTGATCCGTGGGGCATCCTGAAGAACGTCCCCGGGGTTGTGGTCGACCGCGTCAACATCGCCGGCAACTCGAACGGCCAGCAGGCGGATGCGGGTAGCCACGGCTCGGTGGGCTCCGACAAGATGTGGAACCTCGACGGCGTCGTGATCACCGACATGAGCGCGGCCGGCGCCTCGCCTTCCTACTTCGACTTCGATGCTTTCCAGGAGATCGCCATCACCACGGGCGGCGCCGATCTGAACGTGCAGACGGGGGGCATCGGCATCAACCTCGTAACGAAGCGCGGCACCAACAAGTTCCACGGCGGCGGCCGCTTCCTCTTTGCGGGCAATAGCCTGCAGTCCTCCAACCTCCCGAGCTCGCTCGCGACCGACCCGCGCCTGAAGAACGCCGACGGCACCTTCCGTGACAACGCGGACCACATCGACAGCATCAAGGACTTCGGCGCTGATCTGGGTGGCCCCATCATCCCGGACAAGCTGTGGTTCTACGGCACCTGGGGACGCCAGCAGGTGAACGTCATCGGCCTGAACGGCAACCCGGACCAGACCCGGCTCACCTCCTACAACGGGAAGCTGAATTGGCAGGCCACGAGCAACACGATGGTCTCCGCTTTCTGGTTCAACGGGGCGAAGGAGAAGTTCGGGCGCTCTACAGGGATCGGCAGCGCGACCGGCCTCAACGAGGAGCCCAGCTCCCTGTGGAACCAGGGCAACCTGTATTCGGACAACCCGTACCATGGATTCTGGAAGCTACAGGTCGACGAGACGTTCTCCCCCAACTTCTTCGTGTCTGCCAAGGCGGCGTATTACAACACCGGCTTCGGGCTTATCGCGGCCGGCGGCGCGAACCAGAGCTTCACCTACGACTACCAGGGTGGCAATTTGATCGGCAGCTACGCCACCATCACCCAGACGCGCCCGCAGAAGACGATCAACGCAGACGGCAACTACTTCTTTAAGGGCATGGGCGGCAACAACGAGCTGAAGTTCGGGTTCGGCTACCGCCAGGTTACGTCCACCACCCAGACCCACTACAACGGCAATGGTCTCAGCGGCAACTGGGATCCCGTCGGCGGCAACATCCTCGCCAAGGTTCACCGCGACGGGCTCAGCAACTACGAAGGCAGGTACTCCGACTTCTATATTGGTGACGTCTACACCAAGAGCCGCTTCTCCTTGAACGTCGGCGTGCGCTTCGACCAGCAGGAGGCCAAGAACGACGGCAGCCAGGTCCCCGGCAACGTGGGCCTGATCAACGTGCTGCCGGCCCTTAATTACGCCGGCGACAGCACGTACACCATCAACTGGAAGGACTGGTCGCCCCGCGTGGGCTTGAGCTACGCCTTCGACGCCCAGCAAAAGACGGTGGGCCGGCTATCCTACTCCCGCTACGCCGAGCAGCTCTCGTTCGGCAACGTGACCATCGAGAACCCCGTGTCCTCCGGTGCCCTTGTCTACGGCTGGAACGACCTCAACGGCGACCGCTACGTGCAGCCCAACGAGGTGCTGCTCGACCAGTTCCAGTACAGCTATGGTGGCGTCAACCCCGCGAACCCGAGTTCGGCTTCCACGCCACAAAAGGTCGACCGGAACTACCAGGCGGAGCACACCAACGAGATCATCGCCGGCATAGACCGCGAGCTGATGCCTAACTTCGCGCTGGGCGTGGCGTACGTGTACCGCAAGAACAGCGACTTCGCCTACCGGCCGCGCCTGTCCGGCGCTTGCAGCGACCCCACGAATCCGACCATAGGCACGTGCCCGATCATCACGGCGAACCAGTACGTGGCGGTGGCGCCGGTGACCTCGCACGGCATGACCGTCCAGGCGTTTGCACCACCGGCGGCCCTCGTCGCGGCGGGCAACGGCGGCCGCATCCTGACCAACCAGCCCGGCTACAGCCAGAACTTCAACGGTGTTGACCTGACCCTGACCAAGCGCCTGTCGAACAAGTGGATGGGGCGCGTGGCCGTGACCTACAACCTGTTTAAGCAGAGCTACGACTCCGGTGTGACCCCGGTGAACGGGGCTTGGGGCCCCATCGGCAACTCAAGCGCTTTCACCGCTCCCCAGGGCAACCCCACCCCCACTGACCACAACTCCCTGACCAACGACCTGGTGGCCATCCAGTCGGCGGGGTCGGGTCCTCAGACCTACTACACGAGCCCGACTTGGCAGGTGTACGCCAACGCTCTCGTCCAGCTCCCTTGGGACTTTGAGTTCTCGGGTGCGGTCTTCGGCCGTCAGGGCCAGATCGAGCCGGAGTACATCACCGTGAGGGCGGGCGGGGACGGGGTCCTCCATGTCCTGGCCACTCCGTTGGTCGACGCCGTCCGCTACGACAACGTGTGGGACCTCGACCTGCGCCTGGCCAAGAACGTGAAGCTCGGAGGGGCGGCCGTAACCTTCAGCGCGGAGGCGTTCAATATCTTCAACGCGAATACCGTGCTGCAGGTGAACCGCCAGGTCAACACCGGAACATTCGGCCGCATCAACGAGATCATGAGCCCGCGCATCGTTCGGGTCGGCGCGCGTCTCAGCTTCTAG